Proteins encoded in a region of the Pseudothermotoga elfii DSM 9442 = NBRC 107921 genome:
- a CDS encoding S8 family serine peptidase, giving the protein MMKRLIIVLFLSVILLLAGCMNNSVQNSQQPEGIVAAIDKGAEVMSNVVIVGYKDEYKQDIVNLIKSIDENATVRVDFKLDQTNVISFSTSIDYSTMREKIISKLKADESLKEKINYVEPSYKRYLIEPITNDNLKDTELLTKTKQIYADQQEEFFEKYMWGIRKVKAPEAWQMGYTGEGVIVAVVDTGVDGTHPDLQGQLVEGYRPLTGETLPAASDSSFGGAHGTHVAGTIAASDNSIGVIGVAPNAKIMPIVIFDTGSPETGGDGSYIGDDYVAQGFMWAFENGAMIFSNSWGGKGYSITLAHTIAQIMSYGGIFVASAGNSHTDEIHYPSCYPGVINVAASTAQDGITNFSTRGRWVTVAAPGDFTILSTVPLWDTYEFFDQENPYALYGGTSMATPHVSGVIALLLEKLGSTEATPYQIRKHIAATADDIMAPGFDHDSGWGRVNAEMALTQDLPSDEGANVYFEFYVDTDPASYVYVTLYPQDDTIPVYYGKSDENGSLPIVGIEPGVYDVYMAYGDAAYLGISTSEQLTYHESITIENGDNPYVHVFESGM; this is encoded by the coding sequence ATGATGAAAAGATTGATTATTGTATTATTCTTAAGCGTAATTTTGTTGCTTGCAGGGTGTATGAACAACAGCGTTCAGAATTCTCAACAACCTGAAGGCATAGTTGCAGCTATAGATAAAGGCGCAGAAGTAATGAGCAATGTGGTAATTGTCGGATACAAAGATGAATACAAGCAAGATATTGTAAATTTGATCAAATCAATAGACGAAAATGCGACAGTTCGAGTTGATTTCAAACTCGACCAGACAAATGTCATTAGCTTTTCTACATCGATAGATTACAGTACAATGAGAGAAAAGATCATCAGCAAGCTCAAAGCCGATGAAAGTTTAAAAGAAAAGATTAATTATGTAGAACCAAGTTATAAAAGATACCTAATCGAACCAATCACCAACGATAACCTGAAAGATACAGAGTTATTGACAAAAACAAAACAGATCTATGCAGATCAGCAGGAGGAATTTTTTGAAAAATACATGTGGGGTATCAGAAAGGTAAAGGCCCCCGAAGCATGGCAGATGGGGTATACCGGCGAAGGAGTCATTGTGGCCGTTGTCGATACTGGTGTCGATGGAACTCATCCAGATTTACAAGGCCAGCTTGTCGAAGGCTACAGGCCTCTGACAGGTGAAACTTTACCAGCAGCTTCAGACAGTTCTTTTGGCGGTGCTCATGGAACTCATGTCGCTGGGACCATAGCTGCAAGTGATAATTCCATAGGTGTTATTGGAGTTGCGCCGAATGCAAAGATCATGCCGATAGTGATATTCGACACAGGTAGTCCTGAAACAGGTGGAGATGGAAGTTATATTGGCGACGATTATGTAGCACAAGGTTTTATGTGGGCTTTTGAGAATGGTGCGATGATTTTTTCAAACAGCTGGGGTGGAAAAGGCTATTCAATTACATTAGCCCACACTATTGCGCAAATCATGAGTTATGGAGGTATTTTCGTTGCTTCAGCAGGTAACAGCCATACAGATGAAATTCATTACCCATCATGTTATCCTGGAGTTATAAATGTTGCAGCAAGCACTGCGCAAGATGGAATAACCAACTTTTCAACACGCGGCAGATGGGTAACAGTTGCAGCACCCGGTGATTTCACAATCCTTTCCACCGTACCACTCTGGGATACTTATGAATTCTTCGATCAAGAAAATCCATATGCGCTGTATGGTGGCACATCGATGGCAACACCACACGTTTCTGGTGTGATTGCTTTGCTGTTAGAAAAACTTGGGTCCACTGAAGCTACACCTTATCAAATCAGAAAGCACATTGCAGCAACGGCAGATGATATCATGGCTCCGGGGTTTGATCATGACAGTGGTTGGGGTAGAGTCAATGCAGAAATGGCTCTCACACAAGATCTTCCATCTGATGAAGGTGCAAATGTTTATTTCGAGTTCTATGTAGATACAGATCCAGCTTCTTATGTCTATGTAACTCTCTATCCACAAGATGATACCATACCTGTTTACTATGGAAAATCAGATGAAAATGGTTCTCTGCCAATTGTTGGCATTGAACCAGGAGTTTACGATGTATACATGGCTTATGGAGATGCTGCATATTTGGGAATATCTACCAGCGAGCAATTAACTTATCATGAGTCAATAACTATTGAAAATGGGGACAATCCTTATGTGCACGTTTTTGAATCTGGTATGTAA